The Medicago truncatula cultivar Jemalong A17 chromosome 7, MtrunA17r5.0-ANR, whole genome shotgun sequence genome includes the window TGTTCACTTAGGCTCAATAGACTCTATGTTTAATAGACTCGATTTAAATTAACTACTATAGTTAATACCTAATAAATCCTAAGACTCTATAACTATTATTACTAAATGCTAAAATTAATCCTAAATGCAAAATTAAATTGGACTGACTCTAAATAAATAACCTAATTAAAACTAGACTCGATCTAATGTAGATATTATAACAACCGTTATTTTTACTACGACTCCCTAAATTAATGCAATGCGAAATAATAACCTAAACTaagacttaaaaaaataaagaacaaaaataaaatgggttAATTCctaaatagaaaaacaaaaagaaaagaaaaatggttcGTACTAAATggaaacaataaattaaatgcaaaacagaaaaataaattatgttaatAACGgctaaaataaactaaatgatAAACTAgactctaaaaaaaatgactCAACTAGGACtaaatatttttggtatttttgaattttttttttgtatttttgaatttttgaaaatagaaaaataaaatgcggaaaaataaatgactgaaaaatcaatgacagaaaaataaagatagaaaataagtAATTTTAATTGCTTAGTCGAAAATGTTAACAATCTCCGGCAACGGTGCGAAAAACCTGATGTGTGgatttggcaagtgtaccaaattatttaccaagtaataaagtgtaagtagagtatcgtatccacaaggATTGTCGTTTCGTCCAAACAATTCGAACACTTATTTTTAAGTTGACGatataataaaagagtataTGGTTAGAGAGTtacaatttttatctgtttgcaagaGAGCAAGTTTACTTgattttggttgcagaaaagtaagcagcggttaggattctttgaatccccctatttatattgttggatattaaataaaattcatgtcgtgtttatttatcttagatagactatacaagtgatgaaACAGACGTGACTAACCTATAAGGTTGAAAACTGCACCTGCTGATCACATGGTGATCCTTACCTGTGGGGTTATAAATCTCGGTTAACTAGGTTTATCCCTCCAAAGTCTGATTGCACCTGCTGATCACATTGTGATCGTTACGTGTGATTGATTGTCGATTAACATCAAATATAATTGATTGTGtctctaactttttttttgttggcatacctcttcttcttcttgttttttttttattaaaagaagaaagaaagcacAAGAAAAGCAAACTAATTAATTATGAATCTCTGTCTAAAAACCTTGGATGTATGCGCATGCAGGATAATATCTAATCGAAGAAGAGAAGAAATCATTACACAACTTTCCATATCTAATTAAGTCGTGATTATATGCAATAAATAATAACTAATTTCGTTTTTACTACTATGAAATCACTTTTCAATAGTATAAATTTTTCTATttgttatttgaaaaatataaggaCCATTTTATACTCTGCTGATTGCTATTACATATTAAGTGTACTCTTAACTTTAAAGAAAATGTTTAAAGAAATGAAaacatagttttatttttttttaacggagAAATGAAAATACAGTTATTAATTTGAACTTTcaaatacaattatttaaaaataattaaaagttattaacatttaaaaaagtatactaattttttttatcagtgTTTAATACATTCTATATAGTAGTACATTGAGTCAAAACAACGATTACATGGTATTTACTTTTCTTGATAAAATACATTGTATTTAATATGTAATAGTAATCAATAGGtcaaatgaattttattattacagtttttttttttttggaaattttattatagtttttttgttgaccaacaaaatgaaaattattctTATTATAGTTATTAATAATATAGAAGTTGATAGATACATCCCTtcgaaaaaatattaatagatacatagattatataaataatttttttaggggaaaatattttactaaataaatatattgtaGTGTCTTGACTCTTGACATTTTCATAAGCACAGTGTGCATGCTACTCAAGCTCCAAGGTACACTAATTAAGGATTATGAATATGGATGGCAAGCTCGTGTCTACCTGGTACAATCTTCACTCTTCTGTGCCAGAATCTTATGTGCAACCAGCAGAAAGACAACCTTGCAATGCTGTTTTGTCCACTATTAAGACAATTCCAGTGATTGATCTTGGAGGACATGATCGTGATGATATCATAAGAAACATCGTTAAGTCCTCCGAGGAATATGGATTTTTTCAggttcaaaattttcatttgcataagtttttgtttttccttctcaACTATATACTTTTAGAAAGTAAATAGCGACTGAATCTTAGCGAtggaaacaaacaaaatttatcTCTAACTCCGTCACTAAAAGCGCTAGAGATGCCAAAtttaaaggacaattttatttttttcatcatgaTTTACAATTTTTCTAGTAATATATAATATGTGCATACATGCATGCATGTGAAATGTGTATCTCGAGGAAATAGTATTTGATTGTCGTTGAGGATTCACGATTTAACAAAAATTATCgatcatataaaaattaattatgttaatCCGTGTTATATTTGTGCTTAATGTAATGCTAGGTTGTGAATCATGGAGTTGCTAAGGAATTAATGGATGATACATTAAGAATTTTCAAAGAATTTCATGCCATGCCTGCCAATGAAAAGTTAATTGAAAGTTCAAAAGATCCAAATGGAAGCTGTAAACTCTATACAAGCAGTGGAAGGAATTGTGCAGATGTGGCTAAGTATTGGAAGGATTCATTGAGACACCCTTGTCCACCTTCTGGAGAATTTACTGAATATTGGCCTGAGAAACCAGAGGGATACCGGTAAATTTTtcaaagttaaattttttttttagtaggtAGATGAAATGGCGAAGCCATTATAAAATCATACACACAAGtgggcctaacaatttcggcattttaccagttgagctaaGACGTCTGGAtttcaaagtttattttttattctatttataatagaatatattttattttgcttgAATGTGTACGTTACATagttgaaaattaatttgtgTTGGATCCGATGATTTGGttaattgacattttttataaattagacTTATAAGGTAATGTGTTACGTGATCGGAggattatgataataattttcataacGATTGACTTGTTTAAACATTAATTGATGGAAACAACTGAAAACTTCACtaaatttgttttatgtttgaagaaattaaagtaAGAAAGACAAAACTCATTTAAGGTTGAATTAAGATCTTAGAGTTTGAAGGTCTCATATTCGATTCTCTTTCGTATCAATTTCGTCGGGTCAATCCCTTCAAAGCTTTACTTTAACTTTAAATAGAACCCCCACGAGTGAACGGTGGGATGATTTCCTTGGATTAGTCGGTTGTTGTATCATATactagttttaataaaaaaaaaaaaaagtaagcaaACCAAATTGGTTTTCCCATGTTAAGGTGTAGAGAAGCAAGGCAGAGGTCTCAttggtccaatttttttttttaaaaggctaaagtgcacttttcacCCCTTAAGTTTCAAAAACTTGTGATTTTGGCCTCCTGtgaaaaaaaggataaaagtgACCCCATGTTTAGGAAAATATGTTCTTTTGacccctaacataagggaaatatgatattttgaccccttatcttctcaaaaagttgcgattatggccccttttttgtgacgaaaggggccaaaattgtaattttttttaatagagggcaaaaatcgcaactttttaaaacttaGGGGTCAAAAAGTGTAGTTTagcctttttaaaatttttgaacaaatatttttaaagggaTCATACTgtgttatatttttaataattcattaacattaatttttgatattttttcagTGAAATTGTTGGAAAATATACACAAGAACTAAGAGCACTAGGGCTGAGAATTTTGGATCTGATTTCTGAAGGGTTGGGACTAAGCCCTAATTACTTCTCTGAAGAACTAAGTGCTAATCCAGTACTTATATCTCATAACTACCCTCCTTGTCCAGAACCAAGTTTAACATTGGGAGCATCAAGCCACAAAGATCCAAACATTCTAACCATTCTTTTTCAAGAACCAAATATCACTGCACTTCAAGTCTTGAAAGATGGGGCATGGATTCCTGTTGAGCCAATTCCTAATGCTTTTGTTGTTAATATGGGGCTTATGCTTCAGGTACATGTTTCTTCATCTAACTTAGTATTTGATATCAATAGATAGAGTCTTTTTTTAAGTTGAATCCATATAATTTATCTAGAAAAATCTACctgatatttaaataattttttattttaaaatgcatgatttaaatttgtataactatttgttttaatttttttaatcttaatcCTCTGGTTTCTAGAGAAGAGATAAGTAAACTTTGATCgagtattaattaattaagtagatatgaattctctatttttttactGTAGTGTGAATGTTTATTAATTACAAATTAGAAATTCAACATACTtagtaaataattaattagtatGTAATCAAATTAGAAACAATTTATCTTCATTATCGGTTGAGAGGATCGAAGTCTGAACTTTAGATAGATAATTTTTTGCTAGACTTTATTTATCTGATCGccttacaaatttttttaaactcTTTCCATTGAGAATTGAaggattaagaaaaaaaaaaattaattagaaacCATATGTATAAATACTTTTGaatgtaatttaattaataatgttaAGCAACAATGaaagtttgaagtattataGTTTTCTGAAGTGTAAATGAGTTTATGAACTTATTTTTGCACGTTTAGAAAATTAggaaaacaaatttgataacTTCTTATAGTTAACATCTTTTAATAAGTTTTTGTATGACAAAATTGAACTTTCTTTTATGATTGATATAGATAATTACCAATGGAAGGCTTATTGGTGCTGAACACCGAGTTATAACAAATTCAAGCCCTAATAGGCACACTATTGCCTATttcattaacccaaaaaaagatGCAATCATAGGACCTGCAAAGCCTCTTGCAAGTTCAACTTCACAAGCCATATATCCATCCATGCCATTTGGAGAATTGTTGGAGAATTTTATGAACAAGGGTCCTTACTTTGAAGCTGAATTCCgcttataaaaatttaatttttgtgccTGAGGAAATATACAAGTAatcatgaataagttgttgGACTGGTATCCAAGCAAATGAATAATTTATCTTGTAGTTTTTGACTTTATGAAGGTCTTATTTATGACCAAACAGTTATGTGCAACCTTCCTCTCTTGGTCTTGAGTTGAATTAATTTGTCTTTCACTTAGAgtaattttatatcatatactgttggaaaaattaaataagtgatAGACATTTGGTGATGGCcgatttattaatttttttttatctaaattcattcactatttttactcaaatatattttgagaggATATGGATATATTTTGTGGATATGGATAGATTTTCACCCATTTCAAAGCTTTAGATTCTGACTTGTCTTTCTTGGGTGAGTATTATTAGTTTGTGTGTTTTAATCCATAATCATGCTTAACAAACACTTAAgagtttaatttgttattttggaTAAACTTCATTTTAATTAGTTACAGAAGACTTACTCTATACTTGCTTGTAACACAATCTTTAGTgtgaataaaattttcaattcaatattctatctctctctctccaacAAACTTTAACCTCCATAaccaacttcatcttctccattgaaaccctaatttctgtTTTGCTTGCACTACAAGAAACCTTACGCTGCGCTAATATGTATGTGGTTCTCTAGGCAAAAGTCGTGATTTTAAGGTGCTTTCTTGGAACTTTCATTCTTATTTGAACTGATGCACATTCTGTTGGATTACATGGTAAAGGTACACTAAATCTAAtataatactctctccgtcctaaattatatgacgttttgggaatttcacacgtattaagaaatgtaattaattttttgtgggaaagagatattatgagttgttttgcAAAATTACCCTTACTATGATATGCGAAAGAtgaatgaaagaattgaaagaagagggaataataaatagttaaggatataataggaaaagtaacattaatgtttcattggtattgtaaagcgacatataatttaggacggaaTGAGTATTAGTATTCTAATAATTACAATAATTCAAGGATTTTTATGATGTTTCTTGCAATATAAGTGTCATGATTTATATAGGTAAAATGACATTCAGTTGACACTTATCTAAGGAGAGTGACCTTCCTCAACACCATATTTGATAAGAAGGATCTTCTTCCAAAACTCAGTTATCCGCCAATAACATCCATCCACCAATAATTCAAAACTATAGTTGCCATCTTACAATATGAGATATAGAAGTTTGGAATACTACTCAAAAACAAGTAAACGAGTACCATTATACATTTGAATCTAACATATATGAAGCCAATAAGTAAGTCTAGATTTTAAACCTGCAACATAGGTTGCAAAGTAGAAAACATCCTGAAGTATTCCAAGGTATTGAAAAGGGAGGAAACCTTCATTACAATTAAGAAAACCTGACGccacatgcatagattcttgaTCTACATTAGAGTATCATTCGCTTCCATGGAGATTATAAATCATTAGCTCAGAGTCTCTAACTTTAAACCCCTTAAATAAACCAAAACCAATCGCCTCCTGATTAACACGACCAAAAAATATACATGTGATCTTTTTTTGTCTGCATGagacaattttgtttataaaatctaatcaaaaattattttttgtttgcagGCCTAATTCGAGCGATTTAGTATTTATTCTTAATCAGCGCAGAGGACCGAGTCGGATAGagagaaaatatttttcttaataaaaaaataaaaaagatatttgagtattataaatatcatatacTTGAGACAAAACGTTGTCACGTGACTTAATTaataccaattgagctaaactcacgagaacTCGATCTTTTGCCTTTGTTTTCTCTAACTtgataatcaattttaaatcaaaGTACAATAAGAGTTGTCTTGTGCAGTTTCttatttttagcaaatcaaacacaaacTAGAGGAATGTTTCAATATCAGGGCCTTTTGTCATGAATATTctcaaaaaatcatcaaatgctATAGGCTTGTATATGGGAGGAGCACCAGAACATGTCAAAGGTTTTGCTGGTTCTATAATACTTTCTTTTGTTGGACGGATGAAGTAGGCAACAGTGGTTCTTGCAGTGCCTGAATTTGTCACAACACGGTGCTCTGCTCCTATCAGCCTTCCATTACTAATGATCTACACAttagtgagagaaaaaatttaaattcaatatcACTTGTTATTGATATGTTCAATATCCATTTGAGCTCAATCACTTGTTATTGTTACTAATACTTAACTTATAAAGATTTTTCTAACATGtcaaaatttgtatattttttcaagaaatatCAAGACTTGTACATGGATAGCtcattatatgtttattttctaattaattACTCGATTTTATACTTAGTTGAATTCAAAGAGATGAAGAGCATTATTGCTAATATTGACATGGATAACATCAACTTTATTATTGGATGAAATGcatgcttcaattttttttggaaatgaatTCAACATAAAATGTGAAATTCATACAAGTTTTATCCAATAAGAGAATGAATATTAAATAGAGTGTTTATAGCAaaattaactcttttttttttatcaatgataGTATACCAAAATGTCCTTCAaaattaatgactcttctttttataatttatacatttttttttatacattctttttatccattttttagAATTGGGGaaggagaattttttttattatcaaagtGGTACCAATGATATTTTACAGCCATCGCtaaattgatataaatttagTATCGTGAAGTTATAAGACTACGCTCTTACCACTTAAGTAACACAAAAGTGTTTGTTTGATCCAATTAAATGAAACGAGGAATAATGTAGGTAATGAATCTAAACTTTAAATGAAACTAACAAGGGTAAATGtgaataattaattatcttAATTGTTGAACAAATGACTCAAAATTAGTGTGCTGGGAGTTTgaaatcgtgacacaattttggTACCGTGATAAGATTTTGGCACCGTGACATGATTTTCAAGTCACGATATAGGTGTATTTTTGGAAGCAAATCATGACATGATTTTTGGTTAAGGGCACAATACAGTATTACATACGAGCTTAATCGTGAAACAATTTAGGCAAATCGTTGCGTGGTTTTGCCTGAATCTTAACAGTATATAAGCATCCTTTGACAAATTTGATGAGCAAGTTTAGTGAATCTCATGGATACCAAAGGAGGGGACTTTTAGGGTATTTAAATACtaaaggttgagggtctttAGGTGATGTTCAAAActtcaagatgtgaatctttgagaaccaaaagagggggcTCTTGGGAGAGGGTCGGTGCCTTTTGGAGAGAGATTCATTGGATTGGTAAACACTTCAAATGAGGGTCATTTGTGATAAACTTAGGTGAGTCTTGGGTaaccaaaagagaagatcctCAGGAAATCAAAGGTTAAGAGTTGGGAAACAAATGGAAAACACATTGGGCGGGTGAAATCATTGAGTCTCTTGTTTATGGGAGGAGATTAGGAAAAGAGTAGAAATTAGGTTTGTTCTTGGATAGTTTGTTGAAGATAATTTATTGTAAaccttttgtatctctttgtaaagaactcattgatagtgaaTTGGAGAGATAAATCTCTCCCCCATAGCAAATCATTGTTGGACTGAATAGGGTAAATATTTTTGATGTGCTGTTCTCTTTTCTCTACCCTCTTTATCTTGTTATTATATGGTTCGATTGTGGATTTGCTTTACACTTGGTTACGAGATTCAGATCTAGAtatattgttgttgcttgtggttACTTGACACCATTAATACCTTTCTCACGTATTTAAATTTCATTGATGTGAGATTTAAAGTTACTGAATTCacaacattaataataaattatccTTCTTGTCtttatcattaaaaattaacttCGGActtatttataagaattttatttttagggaagACTTATAAGAAAATTAGTTAAGtgcaaataactttttttaatctgATAAACAAAGTAATGGtattttatccttcaaaaaaaagtaatggTATTTTAAAATGTACCCTTCATAGGAACTTTCTTTGGGAAAAAAACTGTCATTcgtaaataaacaaatattaacGGATGGGTGTTTTAAGAATGATATTATCAAACAAagtaaaagtaattaaattcacttttatttaagaccaaaaattataattatttgtttatattcaaaataggagaaagtaagtagttattttgtttatattttataaaggGAGAGAATACCTGCAAAAGAAGCCCAATGTTAACCACAAAAGCATATGGAATTGGCTCAACAACAATCCATTCCCCATCTTTGAATACTTGAAGAgcatttatatcattttcttgAAACAGAATGGTAACAAGGTTAGGATCCCTGTGCTTGGGTGTTCCCAAAGTTAAACTTGGCTGTGGACAAGGTGGATAGTGATGCCCTAACAATAATGGACTTTCACTAAGTCCACCAGAACAATATTTGGGGTCAAGTCCTAACCCTTCACATATCAACTCCAATATTTTAAGCCCCAGTGCTCTCATTTCTTGTGTATATTTTGCAACTATTTCACTGGAAAGTGTGCAATATAAAAATGTTAGTAAAATGATTGAATTAATAGTTCAACTataaaatatgataattatagTTATAATATGGGAAATGCGTtatcgtgagcttaactcagttggtaaggacaatgcataatatatgcaagattcggagttcaaaccctagccaccacaaaaaaaaaaaagggaaaatgtAGACCGATATCTCCGGGACACCGGTTAGCATGacctttataataataatatagatcctttataataataatatagataataatatataataatattaaacaaaatcaatatttttcaaagaaatataaaaaaaaatgaatgtgttttctctttttctctcaaaaaaaaaaaatttaatgtgtccatatttaattaattatttttttctcatacaTTCTTACAATACTGGTTTCTACATGCAATTTGATCTGCGCATAgctaggtaaaaaaaaaaaaactgagctACTCCCTCTGTCTTTTACttaaacattttatttgtttgttattttttattaaaaatggtaAGGATGTATTTTGGACCATCTTTTAGTGgtttgtataaaaataaaaaacaaaaaaaaaataattgaaaacaaaacTTTGGAAACTTGCATGCAGCTTTTTCCCATTCTTAAAGTTGGTAGGTAGTTAGTTAATATATGCTCAATTATTATTCATTCTTACTTGCAGATTGATCTTGATTATTTGTACGTACGAAGAAGTATAGCCATGTGGGTGTTGTTAATTTCATGCAGCCAATGGTACTAATCATAACCATGCATATGGCACTCTATAATATGCAACAATATATAGTCACATTCTATATGCAACGGTATCATAAGGTTTTAATTTGAACCATAAGTTCCTGCATTGTTGTATGGAAGAATAATTGAAAGGGCAAATATAACcctcattattttattatatggcaTTTTATAGTATCAATATAAcactagttttttttatcatacaaTTTGTTATTTATGACTCATGTGTGGAGAGtttgttgagacatcacaatcaattaatttaatatacaaTGTATGTATTCTAAGATGAGCTCAACCAAAATaagtagttttatttttttttagagaaaaaaagtaattgttAGAAATTGCATTATCAACTATTTCATATTTAAGAAATTAATAAAGTGAATAATagacaaatttcaaaattatactATTCTAGCTAACCATAGAAGTAACGTATTTTGGTATGATTTTACTAAGAATGTGATTGAATCAAATGTTTGATTGTGACCTATAACTTTCACAATCAACTTTAAGAAAACACACAATCAATCTTTAGGAAAGAGGTGGTATTTGTCAACTGGGAACACATCAACCTTCCACCATCAAGCATCTCTGACTCGAATtgaaaaaaactatattatcTTGATCGTTATCaaggattttaatttattcatttgattaaaaatctgACCTAGACCTCAAGGAttaaataaattgcaatttgtGAAggccaaaagaaataaaaactgttgaagaacattattaaatagaaacaaatttATACAATGATTAATGAATGATTAGTCGTagttagggttgggaataggccaggccaggccaggctttgataggtctgagcctggcctacgaaaaaatttgcaggcctgagcctggcctatggcctttcataggcctattttttggcctggcctgacctatttaaaagtctggcctagcctgaaagcctatttacaagCCTAtttactattaaagtcactaaacattccattttatctacttttaaataggtttaatatgtctcaaagcctatttcagtgtaagacttgtctatcactactataagaccttaaaagcctatttcactataaagctttaaagcctatttaaaaagtccactatgaagcctaacatgcaaTAACAgaccggcctattaggcttcataggcttttttgatagcctaagcctgaactatttacttaaataggctttttaaaaagtctaagcctagcctttttaataaacaggtcAGGTCAGGCTTAAACAGGCCAAGTCATAAGCCCTTGTAGGTCGGCCTGGCCTATTCTCAACCCTAGTCGTAGTCCAAGTTGGAGATCATCTCTATTTCTTATATATCATTAGGCAAATATTAGTggtttatgttaatttataaagTCAAATCTTAGACTAAACAATTGGTTTTATGGTTAATGAGCTCCAAAAAAGATGAACTATTTAGTAGAAACATAGTTTGATTATTGgctaaaacaatttttaatcaaaCTTTATTTACCTCATGACCGAACTTCAGATAAGTGTGACATTTTTAAGAATTATCtcactctttttttcttcacaaaccCTAGCCATCACCACTTTTAATTCTTGATAACGAAACATGGGTGATTTATGGTCAATTTTATTTCGTTTGTGTG containing:
- the LOC25497608 gene encoding protein DOWNY MILDEW RESISTANCE 6 isoform X1, coding for MDNMLVSSWFHLHSTVPLSYVQPPESRPGTASVISGKSIPVVDLGSHDHAETLLQVLRASEEYGFFQVVNHGVSKELMDDTMNIFKEFHGMPELEKISESSKDPNGSCRLYTSREINNKDFVQYWRDTLRHICPPSGEFMEFWPQKPSRYREIVAKYTQEMRALGLKILELICEGLGLDPKYCSGGLSESPLLLGHHYPPCPQPSLTLGTPKHRDPNLVTILFQENDINALQVFKDGEWIVVEPIPYAFVVNIGLLLQIISNGRLIGAEHRVVTNSGTARTTVAYFIRPTKESIIEPAKPLTCSGAPPIYKPIAFDDFLRIFMTKGPDIETFL
- the LOC25497607 gene encoding protein DOWNY MILDEW RESISTANCE 6, which gives rise to MNMDGKLVSTWYNLHSSVPESYVQPAERQPCNAVLSTIKTIPVIDLGGHDRDDIIRNIVKSSEEYGFFQVVNHGVAKELMDDTLRIFKEFHAMPANEKLIESSKDPNGSCKLYTSSGRNCADVAKYWKDSLRHPCPPSGEFTEYWPEKPEGYREIVGKYTQELRALGLRILDLISEGLGLSPNYFSEELSANPVLISHNYPPCPEPSLTLGASSHKDPNILTILFQEPNITALQVLKDGAWIPVEPIPNAFVVNMGLMLQIITNGRLIGAEHRVITNSSPNRHTIAYFINPKKDAIIGPAKPLASSTSQAIYPSMPFGELLENFMNKGPYFEAEFRL